Proteins encoded within one genomic window of Flavobacterium gilvum:
- a CDS encoding L,D-transpeptidase family protein codes for MKINKFWVFIVFALLLSCKKELVINPDSFALTENMFKNDREGESLEIDTLLIAAFKSKSLMEFYKSRGFKTVWHSEKNRKIILVTIKKCEDEGLNPLDYNISKLESIEKNFTDLNDNEQVNYDLLLSYNFEKYLKHLHQGKLNPKNVYFNWDLHMDEFDTPAVLNTALEKDSLAGEIVKCQPQALTYKKLIAALEIINKFPEDTTDIIDTAYVMRHNHTDKAIITVKKKLIYWNDLDSVRLSSFYDDKTFEAVKKFQTRHGLYSDGVIGKGTIKALNFTKEERKHQIIANLERWRWYSRPFAPKYVLINIPDYSLNVVEDQNVTMSKRIVVGKNKRRTPVLTSVLQTVVFNPTWTVPPTILKEDIIPELIKDRNYLRKKGIGIYDSDSNEVDPYKWNEKKPRGYRYVQKPGYNNALGVVKINFPNRYSVYMHDTDHRDLFDRNFRSLSSGCIRVEKPLELVELLLADQKKYTKEKMDSIIETKKTLFVRLIKRYALYQWYWTAWSEDGELVFRDDIYNLDADLYSQLRN; via the coding sequence ATGAAAATAAATAAATTTTGGGTTTTTATTGTTTTTGCACTTTTATTAAGTTGCAAAAAAGAGTTAGTCATAAATCCAGATTCTTTTGCATTAACTGAAAATATGTTCAAAAATGACAGGGAAGGGGAGAGCCTGGAAATTGATACGCTATTGATTGCAGCTTTTAAAAGTAAATCACTCATGGAATTTTATAAATCCAGAGGGTTTAAGACGGTATGGCATTCTGAAAAAAACAGAAAAATAATTCTTGTAACTATTAAGAAATGCGAAGACGAAGGATTGAATCCGTTGGATTATAACATTTCAAAATTAGAAAGTATTGAAAAAAACTTCACTGATCTAAATGACAATGAACAGGTCAATTACGATTTATTGCTTTCGTATAATTTTGAAAAATATTTGAAGCATCTTCATCAGGGAAAATTGAATCCCAAAAACGTATATTTCAATTGGGATTTGCATATGGATGAATTTGATACTCCAGCGGTTTTGAATACTGCTTTGGAAAAAGATTCTCTTGCCGGAGAAATAGTAAAATGCCAGCCTCAGGCATTAACATATAAAAAATTAATTGCAGCACTAGAAATCATCAATAAATTTCCAGAAGATACTACAGATATTATTGATACTGCTTATGTGATGCGACACAATCATACTGATAAAGCAATAATCACAGTCAAAAAGAAACTGATTTACTGGAATGATCTGGACAGTGTGAGACTTTCCTCTTTTTATGATGATAAGACATTTGAGGCGGTAAAAAAATTTCAAACCAGACATGGTTTATATTCAGATGGTGTTATTGGTAAAGGAACCATAAAGGCACTTAATTTTACCAAAGAAGAAAGAAAGCACCAAATCATTGCCAATCTGGAGCGTTGGCGCTGGTATTCTAGACCATTTGCACCAAAGTACGTGCTGATTAATATTCCTGATTACAGCCTGAATGTTGTCGAAGACCAAAATGTAACGATGAGCAAGCGAATTGTTGTAGGAAAAAATAAAAGAAGAACACCGGTATTGACGTCTGTTTTGCAGACAGTAGTTTTCAACCCAACATGGACAGTTCCTCCAACTATTTTGAAAGAGGATATTATTCCCGAATTAATCAAAGATCGAAATTATCTAAGAAAAAAAGGGATTGGAATATATGATTCAGACAGCAACGAAGTGGATCCTTATAAATGGAATGAAAAAAAGCCGAGAGGATATCGATATGTTCAAAAACCCGGATATAATAATGCGTTGGGCGTTGTCAAAATCAATTTTCCAAACCGATACAGTGTTTATATGCATGACACCGATCATCGCGATTTGTTTGATCGCAATTTTCGGTCATTGAGCTCGGGTTGCATACGTGTTGAGAAACCTTTGGAATTGGTTGAACTTTTACTGGCCGATCAGAAGAAATATACTAAGGAAAAAATGGACTCCATTATTGAGACCAAGAAAACGCTTTTTGTTCGTTTAATCAAGCGTTATGCTTTGTATCAATGGTATTGGACCGCTTGGAGTGAAGACGGTGAATTGGTTTTCAGAGACGACATCTATAATCTTGATGCCGATTTGTATTCTCAATTACGAAATTAG
- a CDS encoding murein L,D-transpeptidase catalytic domain family protein, with protein sequence MFYKFFIAIPFLLASLSFTGKTEVSTTIKSKKLAVSKTISDIDSKIQSTYNSLQTNQFQLPNKECFCEALKGFYAFKANGLIKKDILTLIDFSLSSNSKRLWIIDLTTNEILIQTLVAHGKNTGDEFANNFSNIPESFKSSLGFYATGEEYYGKHGNSLKLDGLEKGINDSARERAIVIHGADYVSESFIKRHNRLGRSQGCPAVPVELATEIISMIKDQSCLFIYHPSLNES encoded by the coding sequence ATGTTTTATAAGTTTTTTATCGCAATACCGTTTTTATTAGCTTCTTTGTCTTTTACAGGCAAAACAGAAGTTTCTACTACAATAAAATCCAAAAAATTGGCTGTTTCAAAAACAATTTCTGATATTGACAGTAAAATTCAGTCGACTTACAACTCATTACAAACCAATCAATTTCAGCTGCCCAATAAAGAATGCTTTTGCGAAGCTTTGAAAGGTTTTTATGCTTTTAAAGCAAATGGATTAATCAAAAAAGACATTTTAACTTTAATTGATTTTAGTTTGTCATCCAATTCAAAACGCCTTTGGATTATTGATTTAACGACCAATGAGATACTTATCCAGACTTTGGTTGCACACGGAAAAAACACCGGAGATGAATTTGCCAATAATTTTTCGAACATCCCTGAGTCCTTCAAAAGCAGTTTGGGCTTCTACGCTACTGGAGAAGAATATTATGGAAAACACGGCAATTCGTTAAAATTAGATGGTTTAGAAAAAGGTATAAACGATTCTGCTCGCGAAAGAGCCATCGTGATTCATGGTGCCGATTATGTTTCGGAGTCGTTCATAAAGAGGCACAACCGTTTGGGCAGAAGTCAAGGATGCCCAGCGGTTCCGGTAGAATTGGCAACAGAAATCATATCAATGATAAAAGATCAATCCTGTTTATTTATCTATCATCCTTCATTAAATGAATCCTAA
- a CDS encoding DUF5916 domain-containing protein — MTKIINSIAFFIIIGTSLLYGQKKILNAKSITSRISIDGKILEGEWDSAETAADFVMYQPDNGKPISVNKKSEVKVIYDNDAVYIAAKLFDENPSQIKKEITNRDVFGVSDYFAVFINGFNDGQQDFRFYVTAAGVQLDCIATEDTKDFSWDAIWDSKAVITNDGWIVEMKIPYAAIRFSNSDKQVWGINFLRNIQRDVQVYSWNRIDTKIGAELTQNGLLEGIENIKTPTRLFFIPYASFYYQKDQFQSDKTFKGGVDIKYGINDAFTLDAILVPDFGQTKFDNAILNLEPFEQKLDENRPFFTEGTELFSKGNLFYSRRIGGYPSSDPALKENEKITDFPSTVDLLNAIKISGRTKKGLGIGFLNAVTEKTYATIKDTVTNAERKEVIEPLANYNIFVLDQRFNQNSSVTFINTNTIRNGSFRDANVSGLLFDLNTKENAYSLNGDFKYSKVNTVDDYDGFKTALNFEKTSGKIRYELSGKYISENYDVNDLGLIYYTNYYNPYANVSYRILNPTSVFNTFKILQEANLEIQNTTGKIQEDYLKTTIGASTFKNNYYEFSLVLTPKGTFDFYEPREVGRYVYVPKRISSLFTFELNKNHAFTVGLQSFFVKYDEENRLNYGVFINPKYRFSNQFSLEYALDYSVKKNDRGRVDSDDLGIVFAERNREILQNTLVGKFAISNRMSLNLDVRYYWSYADNHEFFTLQDDGYLTPNPGYNLNKNRNFNSWNLDLSYSWWFAPGSEMILLYRNYALEETNQIEKSLSNNFSDVFNSNLTNIISLSIRYYIDYNVVKNKF; from the coding sequence ATGACCAAAATTATAAACAGTATTGCTTTTTTTATAATTATAGGCACAAGTCTATTGTATGGCCAGAAAAAGATTCTTAATGCAAAATCGATAACTTCTAGAATATCGATAGATGGGAAAATTTTGGAAGGCGAATGGGATTCAGCAGAAACTGCTGCTGATTTTGTTATGTATCAACCTGATAATGGTAAACCAATCAGTGTAAATAAAAAATCAGAGGTTAAAGTAATTTATGATAATGATGCTGTTTACATTGCAGCCAAATTATTTGATGAAAATCCCAGTCAAATAAAAAAGGAAATCACCAATAGAGATGTTTTTGGGGTGAGTGATTATTTTGCAGTTTTTATTAATGGTTTTAATGATGGACAACAAGATTTCAGATTTTATGTAACTGCAGCGGGAGTTCAGCTGGATTGTATTGCTACTGAAGACACTAAGGATTTTTCCTGGGACGCCATTTGGGACAGTAAAGCTGTAATAACCAATGATGGCTGGATAGTCGAAATGAAAATTCCCTACGCTGCAATACGATTCTCAAATTCTGACAAACAAGTATGGGGGATTAATTTTCTTAGAAATATACAAAGAGATGTGCAGGTGTATTCATGGAATCGGATTGATACCAAAATTGGTGCCGAACTGACACAAAATGGGCTGTTGGAAGGAATTGAAAATATCAAGACACCAACCCGATTGTTCTTTATTCCGTATGCTTCATTTTATTATCAAAAAGACCAATTCCAGTCGGATAAAACGTTCAAAGGAGGTGTGGATATCAAATATGGGATTAATGACGCTTTTACGCTGGATGCGATTTTAGTGCCCGATTTTGGTCAGACAAAATTTGATAATGCCATTTTAAATCTCGAACCATTCGAACAAAAATTAGATGAAAATAGACCTTTTTTTACCGAAGGAACCGAGTTGTTTTCAAAAGGAAATTTGTTTTACTCCAGAAGGATAGGAGGTTATCCGAGTTCTGATCCTGCATTGAAGGAAAACGAAAAAATTACAGATTTCCCAAGTACTGTCGATTTACTTAATGCAATCAAAATTTCGGGGCGTACCAAAAAAGGTTTGGGAATAGGTTTTCTAAATGCCGTTACCGAAAAAACATACGCCACCATAAAAGATACTGTAACAAATGCTGAGAGGAAAGAAGTTATTGAACCACTTGCCAATTATAATATATTTGTTTTGGACCAAAGGTTTAATCAAAATTCGTCGGTGACTTTTATCAATACAAACACAATCAGGAACGGGAGTTTTAGAGATGCAAATGTTTCAGGACTTTTATTTGATTTGAATACTAAGGAAAATGCTTATAGCCTGAACGGGGATTTTAAATACAGTAAAGTAAATACGGTTGATGATTATGACGGTTTTAAAACCGCTCTGAATTTTGAAAAAACAAGCGGAAAAATCCGTTATGAACTTTCGGGAAAATATATTTCGGAAAACTATGATGTCAATGATTTGGGATTGATTTATTATACTAATTATTACAACCCTTACGCCAATGTGAGCTACAGAATCTTGAATCCAACTTCTGTTTTTAATACGTTTAAAATTCTGCAAGAAGCTAATTTGGAAATTCAAAACACAACAGGGAAAATTCAAGAGGATTATCTGAAGACTACTATAGGAGCTTCTACTTTTAAAAATAATTACTATGAATTCTCGTTAGTTCTCACTCCAAAAGGAACTTTCGATTTTTATGAGCCCAGAGAAGTTGGTCGCTATGTATATGTTCCAAAAAGAATTTCTTCTCTTTTTACTTTTGAATTAAACAAGAATCATGCATTCACGGTAGGCCTGCAATCTTTTTTTGTAAAATATGATGAGGAAAATAGATTGAATTATGGTGTTTTTATTAACCCAAAATACCGATTTAGCAATCAATTTTCATTAGAATACGCCTTAGATTATTCTGTGAAAAAAAACGACAGAGGCCGTGTTGATTCTGATGATTTAGGGATTGTATTTGCCGAAAGAAATAGAGAAATACTGCAGAATACGCTTGTCGGAAAATTTGCTATCTCAAATAGAATGTCTTTAAATCTCGATGTGAGATACTACTGGTCGTATGCCGATAACCATGAGTTTTTTACGTTGCAGGACGATGGTTATCTGACTCCAAATCCTGGTTACAACTTAAACAAAAACAGGAATTTTAATTCCTGGAATTTGGATTTGTCCTATTCGTGGTGGTTTGCCCCAGGAAGCGAAATGATTTTGTTGTACCGAAATTATGCTTTGGAAGAAACCAATCAAATCGAGAAAAGCCTTTCGAACAATTTTTCAGATGTGTTCAATAGTAATTTGACCAATATTATATCGCTTAGCATTCGTTATTATATCGACTATAATGTGGTTAAAAATAAATTTTGA
- the gpmI gene encoding 2,3-bisphosphoglycerate-independent phosphoglycerate mutase, with product MNKKVILMILDGWGKSPDPKVSAIDNANVPFINSLYTKYPSAQLRTDGLNVGLPDGQMGNSEVGHMNLGAGRIVYQDLAKINLAVEHKTLAKEPVLIEAFEYAKKTNKKVHFLGLLSDGGVHSHTSHLRGLIDATQEYGLQNVFVHAFTDGRDVDPKSGKKYILDLENYIYSTTVKLASITGRYYAMDRDKRWERVKLAYDAVVHGEGIHSTNAEASIKESYKNDVTDEFIKPIIMVDDKNQPLAKIEEDDVVIFFNFRTDRGRELTEALSQKDFHEQNMHKLKLYYVTLTNYDETYENVKVVYNKDNITETLGEVLAKANKKQIRIAETEKYPHVTFFFSGGQETPFEGETRILRNSPKVATYDLQPEMSAYELKDALVPELNKGEVDFVCLNFANGDMVGHTGVMSAAIKACEAVDACVKEVVEAALANDYTTIIIADHGNCETMINPDGSPNTAHTTNPVPIILVDKELKNINNGVLGDIAPTILALMGIEQPAAMTSHSLL from the coding sequence ATGAACAAAAAAGTAATTTTAATGATTTTAGACGGTTGGGGAAAATCACCTGACCCGAAAGTTTCTGCAATTGATAATGCAAATGTTCCGTTTATAAATAGTCTTTATACAAAATATCCTAGCGCACAACTTCGAACAGACGGGTTGAATGTTGGACTTCCTGATGGACAAATGGGAAACAGCGAAGTAGGACACATGAACCTAGGAGCTGGAAGAATTGTTTATCAAGATTTAGCCAAAATTAATCTTGCCGTAGAACACAAAACGTTGGCAAAAGAGCCAGTGCTTATCGAAGCTTTTGAATATGCAAAAAAAACCAATAAAAAAGTACACTTTTTAGGTCTTCTTTCAGATGGTGGGGTTCACTCGCATACGTCTCACTTACGCGGATTAATTGATGCTACTCAAGAATATGGCCTTCAAAACGTATTCGTACATGCTTTTACCGATGGTCGTGATGTAGATCCAAAATCTGGAAAAAAATACATTCTGGATTTAGAAAACTATATTTATTCAACTACCGTAAAATTGGCATCGATAACTGGTCGTTATTATGCTATGGACAGAGATAAACGTTGGGAAAGAGTGAAATTGGCCTACGATGCAGTGGTTCATGGAGAAGGAATTCACTCTACAAATGCTGAAGCCAGTATCAAAGAAAGTTACAAAAACGACGTAACCGATGAGTTCATCAAACCAATTATAATGGTGGATGACAAAAATCAACCTCTTGCCAAAATTGAAGAAGACGATGTGGTTATTTTCTTCAACTTTAGAACTGATAGAGGTCGTGAATTGACCGAAGCGCTTTCGCAAAAGGATTTCCACGAGCAAAACATGCACAAATTAAAATTGTACTATGTGACGCTTACCAATTATGATGAAACTTACGAAAATGTAAAAGTGGTGTACAACAAAGACAACATCACTGAAACATTGGGTGAAGTTTTGGCAAAAGCCAATAAAAAACAAATTCGTATCGCCGAAACAGAAAAATATCCTCACGTAACCTTTTTCTTCTCAGGTGGGCAGGAAACTCCATTTGAAGGCGAAACCAGAATTTTGAGAAACTCTCCAAAAGTAGCTACTTACGATTTACAGCCAGAAATGAGCGCTTATGAATTGAAAGATGCTTTGGTGCCAGAATTAAACAAAGGTGAAGTTGATTTTGTTTGTTTAAATTTTGCCAACGGAGACATGGTTGGGCATACAGGAGTTATGAGTGCGGCGATAAAAGCCTGTGAGGCTGTTGATGCTTGCGTAAAAGAAGTTGTCGAAGCCGCTCTTGCAAATGATTACACAACAATCATTATTGCAGATCACGGTAACTGCGAAACTATGATTAATCCTGATGGTTCTCCAAACACGGCTCACACAACGAATCCTGTGCCAATTATTTTGGTGGACAAAGAGTTGAAAAACATTAACAATGGTGTTCTGGGAGATATCGCTCCAACAATTCTTGCTTTGATGGGAATTGAGCAACCAGCAGCTATGACAAGTCATTCGTTGTTGTAA
- the pepE gene encoding dipeptidase PepE codes for MKNCIIASTSTLHEGEYLEYLLPELQLHFKDCKTILFIPFARPSGISHDEYTSKVATAFAKINISVKGVHEFENPKEAVQKAEGIFTGGGNTFLLVTQLYKKDLMTILANVVKNGTPYLGTSAGSNICGLTMQTTNDMPIIYPPSFQTLGLIPFNLNPHYLDPDLQSKHMGETRETRIKEFHAFNSLPVLGLREGSWLDVKGEKITLKGNLQARLFRQNQLPEELETGSDLSFLN; via the coding sequence ATGAAAAACTGCATTATAGCCAGTACTTCGACTTTGCACGAAGGTGAATATCTGGAATATTTATTGCCCGAATTGCAATTGCATTTTAAGGATTGTAAAACCATTTTATTTATTCCTTTTGCAAGACCAAGCGGCATTTCTCACGACGAATACACCTCCAAAGTTGCTACGGCTTTCGCCAAAATAAACATAAGCGTAAAAGGGGTTCACGAATTTGAAAATCCAAAAGAAGCCGTACAAAAAGCCGAAGGTATTTTTACCGGCGGAGGCAACACCTTTTTGCTCGTTACTCAATTGTACAAAAAAGACTTGATGACCATTCTTGCCAATGTTGTAAAAAATGGAACTCCATATCTTGGAACCAGCGCAGGAAGCAACATTTGCGGATTGACCATGCAAACGACCAACGATATGCCTATTATTTACCCTCCGAGCTTTCAAACTTTAGGGTTGATACCGTTTAATTTGAATCCGCATTATCTCGATCCGGATTTACAATCCAAACACATGGGAGAAACTAGAGAAACGAGAATTAAAGAATTTCACGCCTTTAATTCGTTGCCAGTTTTAGGATTACGAGAAGGAAGCTGGCTGGATGTAAAAGGAGAAAAAATTACACTCAAAGGAAATCTTCAGGCGCGCCTTTTTAGACAAAATCAATTGCCGGAAGAACTCGAAACCGGAAGCGATTTGAGTTTTTTGAATTAG
- a CDS encoding carboxypeptidase-like regulatory domain-containing protein — MRKNFTLLFLFFFLTQLVVAQSGTEKWIKGQVSSNGIPVEGINIMNTSTKASAVSDSYGSFSILAKEGDILNFSAVDYEDLRKYVKVQEFRMGTVIVDLTPKSIQLDEVVIKDYHGISAESLGIPTSKVKLTPAERRLYTAGDFKLKDLFKILVGGMPFDPVLNAINGRTKMLKKELSVEKKEFLMAKLEGLFEDKYYIETLKIPEDFIKGFQYYCIEDQDFVRSLNEKNKTMSMFLIVGMADSFNKNRESNLN; from the coding sequence GTGAGGAAGAATTTTACTTTATTATTTCTTTTCTTTTTTTTAACACAGTTGGTTGTTGCACAATCAGGAACCGAAAAATGGATAAAAGGTCAGGTGAGTTCGAATGGAATTCCCGTTGAAGGAATCAATATTATGAACACTTCAACCAAAGCATCAGCCGTGTCTGATTCCTACGGTTCTTTTTCGATTCTTGCGAAAGAGGGTGATATCTTGAATTTTTCAGCGGTAGATTATGAGGATTTAAGAAAATATGTGAAAGTTCAAGAATTCAGGATGGGGACTGTTATTGTTGATTTAACACCAAAAAGTATTCAGTTGGATGAGGTAGTCATTAAAGATTACCATGGAATCAGTGCCGAGAGTCTTGGGATTCCAACATCTAAAGTAAAATTAACGCCAGCTGAAAGACGGCTTTATACGGCGGGCGATTTTAAACTAAAAGATTTATTTAAAATTTTGGTTGGCGGAATGCCTTTCGATCCCGTTTTGAATGCCATAAACGGTAGAACCAAAATGCTCAAAAAAGAATTGAGTGTCGAGAAAAAAGAATTCTTGATGGCTAAACTAGAAGGCTTATTTGAAGACAAATATTATATCGAAACACTGAAAATACCCGAGGATTTCATCAAGGGATTCCAATATTATTGTATAGAAGATCAGGATTTCGTTAGGTCGTTGAACGAAAAGAATAAAACGATGAGTATGTTTTTAATTGTTGGTATGGCAGACAGTTTTAATAAAAACAGGGAAAGTAATCTCAATTAG
- a CDS encoding carboxypeptidase-like regulatory domain-containing protein, with product MKNSLLVLFVLLGQSQLMTAQTNVEKIITGTVLSDIAQLEGISVVNCSNKMIAVTDKNGCFSIQAKSGDILDFSGIDYKYLRKYVYKFEYNSGVMEVNMTAKAVELDEVVINKYGSINAESLGIIPKGQIKLTPQERRLYSSKGIVDGTYSILSGERSLLKMNLEVEKKELLLKKLEYLFGNKYYTNTLKIPEELIKGFQYYCVEDNEFVESLGLKNKTTTMFLMTNLATTYNQKRLGEE from the coding sequence GTGAAAAATAGTTTATTAGTACTGTTTGTTTTGTTGGGACAAAGTCAATTAATGACCGCACAAACAAATGTAGAAAAAATCATAACGGGAACAGTACTATCCGATATAGCACAATTGGAAGGAATTAGTGTTGTTAATTGTTCCAATAAAATGATTGCTGTTACTGATAAAAATGGCTGTTTTTCGATTCAGGCAAAATCCGGTGATATATTGGATTTCTCAGGGATTGATTATAAATACCTCCGAAAATATGTGTACAAATTTGAATACAATTCTGGTGTAATGGAGGTAAACATGACAGCTAAAGCAGTGGAATTGGATGAGGTGGTTATCAATAAATATGGAAGCATTAATGCCGAAAGCCTTGGAATAATTCCAAAGGGACAAATCAAACTTACACCACAGGAACGAAGATTGTATTCCAGTAAAGGAATTGTTGATGGAACGTATAGCATACTTTCTGGCGAAAGAAGTTTACTCAAAATGAATCTCGAAGTCGAAAAGAAAGAGTTATTGCTAAAAAAACTCGAATATCTTTTTGGGAATAAATATTATACCAATACTCTGAAAATCCCTGAAGAACTCATTAAAGGATTTCAATATTATTGTGTAGAAGACAATGAGTTTGTTGAGTCTTTGGGTTTAAAGAATAAAACAACAACCATGTTTTTGATGACAAATTTAGCCACAACATATAATCAAAAGCGATTGGGCGAAGAATAA
- a CDS encoding peptidase associated/transthyretin-like domain-containing protein: MKIITGILILFLGCQLSFGQVLVRKALHGIVVNDSTAVENGLVFNINAKTGALISNKGYFSILAKVNDTLVFSSLGFKTKKIVLSQTDVNSSFFRLKLDAVANQLLSVLVYAKHGPHPEFGNTQRIVDTQYYDDLQSSPDNILMMPTGTGDPNNMDCIRVFNMVFKNLLKNNPDKADLVSDVGFTTVAMNHLNYSFFTDKLKLKDDQVGLFLLFCENDPKSKTFVNTSSQEFEIMDFLITKNNEFRNIATFEK; this comes from the coding sequence ATGAAAATAATAACAGGAATTTTGATTTTGTTTTTGGGCTGCCAGCTTAGCTTCGGTCAGGTCTTGGTGCGAAAAGCATTGCACGGAATAGTTGTGAATGATTCAACAGCTGTAGAAAATGGTTTGGTTTTCAATATAAATGCAAAAACGGGAGCTCTTATAAGTAACAAAGGGTATTTTAGTATTTTGGCTAAGGTAAATGATACTTTGGTTTTTTCCAGTTTAGGATTTAAGACCAAAAAAATAGTGCTTTCGCAAACGGATGTTAATTCTTCTTTTTTTAGATTGAAATTGGATGCTGTGGCCAATCAGTTGTTGTCAGTGTTGGTGTATGCCAAACATGGTCCTCATCCTGAATTTGGGAATACTCAAAGAATTGTTGACACTCAATATTATGATGATTTACAGTCTTCTCCAGATAATATTTTAATGATGCCGACAGGCACAGGCGATCCCAACAATATGGATTGTATTCGTGTGTTTAATATGGTTTTCAAAAATTTACTTAAAAACAATCCAGATAAAGCAGATTTGGTTTCGGATGTTGGCTTTACTACAGTTGCTATGAATCATCTCAATTATTCTTTTTTTACCGATAAATTAAAGTTGAAAGATGATCAGGTTGGGCTCTTTTTGTTATTTTGTGAAAACGACCCAAAATCTAAAACCTTTGTAAATACTTCAAGTCAGGAATTTGAAATCATGGATTTTTTGATTACAAAAAATAATGAGTTCAGAAATATTGCTACTTTTGAAAAATGA
- a CDS encoding DUF6702 family protein, with protein MKKRLVFALLLFLSVSLSSFGVHKFYMGIYQINYSPEKKMLQVTSRIFVDDLNKALEKKYNKKFFIGSDKETLGSVELLKKYLVENFSIKVNGQSKTMNFLSKEMDADVLICYSNVKDISKINSLEISNSVLIDCFSEQQNIVHVTVFGTKKSLLFTETSMREVLKY; from the coding sequence ATGAAAAAAAGATTAGTTTTTGCTCTTTTATTGTTTCTTTCGGTTTCATTGAGCAGTTTTGGTGTGCATAAATTTTATATGGGTATTTACCAGATTAATTATTCGCCCGAAAAAAAGATGCTTCAGGTTACTTCACGAATATTTGTTGATGATCTCAATAAAGCATTAGAAAAAAAATACAACAAAAAGTTTTTTATTGGTTCAGATAAAGAAACATTAGGATCAGTCGAGCTTTTAAAAAAATACCTCGTAGAAAATTTCTCCATTAAAGTAAACGGACAATCAAAAACTATGAATTTCTTAAGCAAAGAAATGGATGCTGATGTATTGATATGTTATTCGAATGTGAAGGATATTTCCAAAATTAATTCCCTTGAAATTTCTAATTCTGTTTTGATAGATTGTTTTAGTGAACAGCAAAATATTGTTCATGTAACAGTATTTGGAACTAAAAAAAGTTTGCTTTTTACAGAGACTTCAATGAGAGAAGTGTTAAAATATTGA